One genomic segment of Clavelina lepadiformis chromosome 3, kaClaLepa1.1, whole genome shotgun sequence includes these proteins:
- the LOC143449448 gene encoding E3 ubiquitin-protein ligase SH3RF1-like, whose product MWYNPSAEANKFPGKKVKSGTGGGVVVGAAGNRLDVPTSPSYGASSGASQTNEEYVSKFNYDATRDDELTLTKGMSVLVMEKEGDGWWYGRSSDQPDGKPGWFPSNYVEKPTACNANSVIPIEKTPRWTSDGDCIMVDVSEDSDSADSDAR is encoded by the exons ATGTGGTACAATCCTTCTGCAGAAG CTAATAAATTTCCCGGAAAGAAAGTCAAGTCGGGAACAGGCGGGGGAGTGGTCGTTGGAGCTGCTGGCAATAGATTAGACGTGCCGACTTCACCATCGTACGGTGCGTCCTCCGGAGCTAGTCAGACTAACGAGGAATATGTGAGCAAGTTCAACTACGACGCCACCAGAGACGACGAACTTACTTTGACCAAGGGCATGAGTGTACTGGTCATGGAAAAAGAGGGCGACGGCTGGTGGTACGGAAGAAGCTCTGATCAACCTGATGGAAAACCTGGCTGGTTTCCATCAAACTACGTTGAAAAACCTACTGCATGTAATGCTAACTCGGTGATACCTATCGAGAAAACGCCACGCTGGACAAGTGATGGTGATTGCATCATGGTTGATGTCTCTGAAGATAGTGACTCAGCAGATAGTGACGCTCGTTAA